From the Helianthus annuus cultivar XRQ/B chromosome 17, HanXRQr2.0-SUNRISE, whole genome shotgun sequence genome, the window taatacaaTTATTAAGTACATATCAAACGGGAACCTTTGATTCCTAATTTACCATAATTTCAATCACCGTACTCCAAAGTATATATATCTACTCTAAAAACAAACGTTTATGCTTATTTAAATTTTTGTTTagaattatttatagaaaaacaaacatttattcttatctaattttttgCTTACAACTGTTTTTTACTATGATCATATAAAAACAAAAGTTtatattcttatctaattttttgtttaaaataaaaacaaatagccTTTTTCACTTAAATTCATGTTCTTAATTTATTTGCCAAGACATGATAAGTTGTATATAAATCGTGGTTTTCAGATAACCTAGTTCTCAAATTCCTTTCAAATCATTGTGTGGTAGTTTGGCGTTATTGTTCATGGACTGTGTGCCTTGCCTTCTATCTGATTACCAGTTAAATATTCTATATGATTCTCATGTAAAAATACAGGATAAATATATACATAACTATATTTAGCATATTTATAACATGTTAATATTTTTATTTCAATCAAAATAAGGAGGGGAAACTAACTATGAAGAGGTGGGTTCTGTGCTAAGGCCATCTGGATTTGCTAGATGAAGAAGGATTTTGTTTCTTCAAACGAAGATTTCTAAGTGCATAACCAAGATAAACCAAAATAAAAAGATTCCTTGAAGACTGAACTAAAATCACTagaaaaacaaaatgtttttagACCTGTAGTCCGAACATCCGAAAATGTTAAACCTGCAGGTTACAAGTTGGTGTTTGCAATGAAAAGAATGACAATGTAAGATACAAAGCACGACTGAGAGCATAAGGGCTCTCTCTCACAAATCACATATGAGGAAATGTATTCACCAGTAGTGGATTTCAATGTACATTGATGTTTGTCCAAAACAAGAGCTTCGGCAATCTATGTACAAAGATTCAATGTACTCAACCGATTAGCTTATGTGTCTATGGACCACGTTTATATGGTGAAGCGAGAGAATAGTTTGTCGGTAGCGTATACACACACGCCTGCAAAGATAAGAGGTAGAGAGGGGGAGACGTGCTTTTGAGACAAAAGATGTCTATGAGGGCTGTGATTCGAGATGCTCTTATTATATTTGTTAtactagtttaagaacccgcgaGGTTCGCGGGTGGACTAAAACACAAATGAATAAGTTTAATTTATTGAACTAATCGTTTGAATTAAATGACCGTTCAAGTAATAATAAATTAGTAAACTACAATGAGACAAATAATTTAATCTCTCGAGATACATGATGATGCAAATTTGTGTAATATTGTGTTTATGGAAGATAATGGATAGCGAATTATAAGTCAACGTACTATTTATTTATGTAGAATTTTAGGTTAATATTTAAGTGTGTGTATGAGTATACATGTTTTGTATTACGTTAACAAAATTCattaaaaaacaacaaaaaataaacattAAATGACTTCAAACAAATGTTATGGATCATTTTAGAGAACAGTTACATGGAATGAATGATCGAACGATGAATGAGTACATGGAGATCACAAGTCACGAAATACTTCTTTGTAAACTACATTTGTCGTTTTATTAGCAGGTTTGCCGTCGTTGTCCAAAATCAGAAGTTTAACTCCTTGTCTGGTTTTAACTCTCGATAAAGCAACATACAGCTGACCGTGGGTGAAAACTGGCTGTTCCATGACACGAAGTGAGGTACCGTTGCCATCTTCATAGGGTGTTGTAAACATGCCTTTAGTAAAATTAGACACAGGTGTCTCATCGGCTTTGGTACGGGAGGTAGAATCCTTAAAAAAGGAAAACAAATAACGATTAAAACCCCTAAAAAAGTGAAGCATTTTTAATGAACAACCCGATACAAATTACACACATTAACGGGGACCTCATCTGCTGCTTTCATGTCAGAGCTAACAACATTCACACGCTCCTCGTCAAGAGGCTGAAATAtgaaatataaaagttatattattGGTTAGAATTATATAACATATAACTAAATACCAGTGCATAGGTTTTCAAGTACCTGAATGACATCAAAAATCTTATCTAGTTCGGAAATCACGGTTGGATTGTCAGTTAATTTCGAAACAGAGTAACCATCCGATTTGTTTTGTATGTTAAAAGAACCTATGGCTATCTTGAATGCAAACTTCCTGTTGAGTAGAGCATTGAGTTCAGGCGGAAAATTCCCTTCGTTAGCTAACTGGCGAGTCATatacaaaaaataataattttgtcAAAAAGCGATGTAATGTTAACTAACTAATAATAATCCACAGCTGTAAAACAAAACAATTAATTATAACGTACATCAAGGTTCTTATCCAACAGCTGACTCGCGTTAACCTTCAACAGCTTAAGCACCTCACGCTCAAATAGGGTGAGCGTCACAATCCCTGTACAATCCTGGACCCGTATTGGAACCCTGATCCTGAAACATATTAATTATATGTTATACAACAATAATGTAACGCATAAACATGTATTTCGAAATTGGTATTTATGCTAGTATATTATTTTTGGTCATTATTTTTCCCTTAAATATATAAATCAGTAAAAATTTGTACAATCATTTAAGTAGTTGAATTGCGAAGTATATTCAATCaaacttttattttaaaataaaattacaatcattaccatatttcaatttccattttcaattccgaaaattttaaaaatattttgattTCGAACCAAATTTCAAATTTAAGAGTATTAATCTAAGAAAGTATATAATCGATTCAAATTACTTAAAACTTGAATTACGAAGTATATTCAATCAAACTTTTAATTTATAATAAATTTACAATCATTACCatatttcaatttcaattttcaTATACGCAAATTTTAAAAAGATTATGATTTCAACTTTATgagtatttatatataaaaagtatatAATCGATTAAAATTACTTAAAACTTGAATTTAGTcatttatattaattaataaacaaATCATAAGCATAATCATAGTTaacaaattaaaattaaaaaatatatgaaaGATTCCATTTTAAGTATCTACATCCTATACCAAAACTAATTAAAAACgaaaatttataaaaagaaaTCATATATTTGGTCCAATGTATGTGTTTACATGGCTTACAATTGTATCTACGTCCAATATATTTATGAACAGAACATTTAGTTGACCATATGTTGTCTACATTAAAGAAGACGTGAGACCCATACAAAGttatatacatttttacacagtatactttgtgtattttttttaatttcatttatTGAGAAAATGTAATTAAGGTTGAATTAGTAAAATGGGTTAACAAATTTAATGTAATTTACATTGGCAGGATCGTGAATACGGACTGAGAAGAAGAATAAAGCAAATATGGTTGTGGTAATGATGGATTCCAGTGATTGTTGTACAACATCATAAGAAGTGGATTTGTTTTAAGTAGAATGTAGCTTATTATATAAACATGTTAATGATGTGAAGATAATGTGATTAAACTTACCTGCTCGTGCCATCCAAGATAGGTTTTAAACTCCCACTTCGGTAACTTTCATTGAAGTGTaacaattcaaaaaaaaaaagatcagtTCAAAGCGTAAAAACCGACTCACCAATCTACTCATTTTGTTTAAACTATTAGTGGCAAGGCATAACACATAAAACAATACAAGATCAGTCCAATATAGCTTTTAACATACTCATTTTAAGCTTTTTTAATCAAGTGTACCAATGACCTGAAAATCAATACTTAAAGCGCCTAGTTATAAATATGGGGATTTGGACCCGTTTATATGTGTTTTATATTGAATGGACAGTATAAGGCAAGCTGGTATATAGCCGCTTGAAATGTGCTCTTAATGGTTGTTTCCTAAAGCGGCTTATTTAGAAAGAATCAAATTATTGTAGTAATAGTCTGGCTTTTAAACTTTTAGCAAAGTAATAACCTATTATCTTACTCCGGTGGCTGCTGGAGGTAATGTACAAACCTACCACGAGgaataagtatatatatatatatatatataattacataCAAATGAAACATTTTCATGTTATGGAATAACAACTAAGccatatatataacactatttatttataaaaacaaaatagcCAAATTGGCATAAAAGGTGTTCAAATGAATGGAATGTCTACAAAACGTGGCTGTTATAGCATTACTCAACCGAAACACCTGGCCAATCCCCAAGGTAAAGAGGCTGTAGAATAAATTTATTCACAATTTTTTAAAAGCATAAAGAGAAACTTTATAGCCCAAACCCACTTCAGGGAAAAAAAAACAGTTAGACTAATTAACATAAAAACTAAAGAGGAGCTTTAACATCAGGCTTTTTGGCTTCCT encodes:
- the LOC110922583 gene encoding uncharacterized protein LOC110922583 isoform X2, which produces MANVKDMHLLQDGTPPGGFAPVCYARRIQCRYHILRCFWLYLLGHVPGRQGNNIRRIRVPIRVQDCTGIVTLTLFEREVLKLLKVNASQLLDKNLDLANEGNFPPELNALLNRKFAFKIAIGSFNIQNKSDGYSVSKLTDNPTVISELDKIFDVIQPLDEERVNVVSSDMKAADEVPVNDSTSRTKADETPVSNFTKGMFTTPYEDGNGTSLRVMEQPVFTHGQLYVALSRVKTRQGVKLLILDNDGKPANKTTNVVYKEVFRDL
- the LOC110922583 gene encoding uncharacterized protein LOC110922583 isoform X1; this encodes MANVKDMHLLQDGTPPGGFAPVCYARRIQCRYHILRCFWLYLLGHVPGRQGNNIRRYRSGSLKPILDGTSRIRVPIRVQDCTGIVTLTLFEREVLKLLKVNASQLLDKNLDLANEGNFPPELNALLNRKFAFKIAIGSFNIQNKSDGYSVSKLTDNPTVISELDKIFDVIQPLDEERVNVVSSDMKAADEVPVNDSTSRTKADETPVSNFTKGMFTTPYEDGNGTSLRVMEQPVFTHGQLYVALSRVKTRQGVKLLILDNDGKPANKTTNVVYKEVFRDL